One segment of Cottoperca gobio chromosome 24, fCotGob3.1, whole genome shotgun sequence DNA contains the following:
- the ost4 gene encoding dolichyl-diphosphooligosaccharide--protein glycosyltransferase subunit 4 encodes MVTDVQLAIFANMLGVSLFLLVVLYHYVAVNNPKKQE; translated from the coding sequence ATGGTGACGGACGTGCAGTTGGCCATATTTGCCAACATGCTTGGCGTGTCATTGTTCCTGCTGGTTGTGTTGTATCACTATGTTGCAGTCAATAACCCCAAGAAGCAAGAGTAG